From Micromonospora echinospora, one genomic window encodes:
- a CDS encoding aminotransferase class III-fold pyridoxal phosphate-dependent enzyme — MDSANLTNRGLVERARRVTAAENYDIGTRFSAMIQSGEGAWLTDVEGNRYVDLTASSGTIILGHRNQAVTEAITRQIQDYGTAFASTLSVPRVELAERLCERYECAEKVVFHKTGSEGTAMAARLARAATGRELILSCGYHGWHEWQLAGETFGYQQTTGVVGFGYNEKALAKMLEAFGNEVAGVLISPELLYFDVEFYQRMYALCARYDVPFMMDEVYTGFRAGPKGVHGLGVPADVVVVSKGLANGHSLAAVMGRRDIIDAYDVSGIQGTYTREVPPMAAAMAVLDVLDTPGVYEHAEAMGRRLADGMREILTGEGIPNWVGGPALMFDTVLPNDDLGWEIYKTAHDFGVYFEDSGTQLVTTAFDEAAVDHALSAFRKATRQVVADRPDIAPTSGGELTEERKLDFAEEAFGGLLRDDERTNALIDETIEKVVNRDRSIKPVLIPAQN; from the coding sequence ATGGATTCTGCCAACTTGACGAACCGGGGGCTGGTCGAGCGGGCCCGTCGGGTGACCGCAGCGGAGAACTACGACATCGGGACCCGCTTCTCGGCGATGATCCAGTCGGGCGAGGGTGCGTGGCTGACCGACGTCGAGGGCAACCGTTACGTCGACCTCACCGCCTCCAGCGGGACGATCATCCTCGGTCACCGGAATCAGGCGGTGACCGAGGCGATCACGCGGCAGATTCAGGATTACGGTACGGCGTTCGCGTCGACGTTGTCGGTTCCGCGGGTGGAGTTGGCGGAGCGGTTGTGTGAGCGGTACGAGTGTGCAGAGAAGGTCGTCTTCCACAAGACCGGCTCCGAGGGTACGGCGATGGCGGCCCGTCTGGCGCGGGCGGCGACCGGTCGTGAGTTGATCCTGTCGTGTGGCTACCACGGCTGGCACGAGTGGCAACTCGCGGGCGAGACGTTCGGGTACCAGCAGACCACCGGTGTGGTCGGTTTCGGGTACAACGAGAAGGCCCTGGCGAAGATGCTGGAGGCCTTCGGCAACGAGGTGGCCGGAGTGCTGATCTCGCCGGAGCTGCTGTACTTCGACGTCGAGTTCTACCAGCGCATGTATGCGTTGTGCGCGCGGTATGACGTGCCGTTCATGATGGATGAGGTGTACACGGGGTTCCGGGCGGGGCCGAAGGGTGTGCACGGCTTGGGTGTGCCGGCTGACGTGGTGGTGGTCAGCAAGGGGCTGGCGAACGGTCATTCGTTGGCGGCGGTGATGGGTCGTCGGGACATCATCGATGCGTATGACGTGTCGGGGATCCAGGGGACGTACACGCGGGAGGTGCCGCCGATGGCGGCGGCGATGGCGGTGTTGGATGTCTTGGACACGCCGGGCGTGTACGAGCACGCGGAGGCGATGGGCCGTCGGTTGGCGGATGGGATGCGGGAGATCCTGACCGGTGAGGGTATTCCGAACTGGGTGGGTGGCCCGGCCCTGATGTTCGACACGGTGCTGCCGAATGACGATCTGGGTTGGGAGATCTACAAGACGGCGCACGACTTCGGGGTGTACTTCGAGGACTCCGGTACGCAGTTGGTGACGACGGCGTTCGACGAGGCGGCGGTGGACCACGCGTTGTCGGCGTTCCGTAAGGCGACGCGTCAGGTGGTCGCGGATCGGCCGGACATCGCGCCGACGTCGGGTGGCGAGTTGACCGAGGAGCGGAAGCTCGACTTCGCCGAGGAGGCCTTCGGCGGTCTGCTGCGTGACGACGAGCGGACGAACGCGTTGATCGACGAGACCATCGAGAAGGTGGTCAACCGGGACCGCAGCATCAAGCCGGTTCTCATCCCCGCCCAGAACTGA
- a CDS encoding APH(3') family aminoglycoside O-phosphotransferase yields MVAAPIPVAGWGDKDDPWECLGERSSGATVYRVGEGPSFYVKTTPPRHPDDHRFNPTKEAERLRWLAAQGLPVPEVVALDANDELAWVVTRALPGRPAARHWKPEERWRVIDVVADVARTLHALPVAECPFERRLADLIHQASSSMALGALDLDDVDPSHEGWTGQQLWDELSKMTPPEEDDLVVCHGDFCLDNVLVDPETLTLAGILDVDRAGVSDRWMDLALALYNIGQDDVWGYGPPHAEHFLRRYGISVDQHKLTYIQLLDEFL; encoded by the coding sequence ATGGTTGCAGCACCGATACCGGTGGCTGGCTGGGGCGACAAGGACGACCCGTGGGAGTGCCTGGGCGAGCGTTCGTCCGGCGCGACGGTCTACCGCGTGGGGGAGGGTCCCTCCTTCTACGTGAAGACCACGCCGCCCAGGCACCCCGACGACCACCGGTTCAACCCGACCAAGGAGGCCGAGCGGCTCCGCTGGCTGGCCGCCCAGGGGCTGCCCGTCCCCGAGGTGGTGGCCCTCGACGCCAACGACGAGCTGGCGTGGGTGGTCACCAGGGCGCTGCCCGGGCGGCCCGCCGCCCGGCACTGGAAGCCGGAGGAACGTTGGCGGGTGATCGACGTCGTCGCCGACGTCGCGCGTACGCTGCACGCGCTTCCGGTGGCGGAGTGCCCGTTCGAGCGTCGGCTGGCCGACCTGATCCACCAGGCCAGCTCCTCGATGGCGCTGGGCGCGCTCGACCTCGACGACGTGGACCCCTCGCACGAGGGCTGGACGGGTCAGCAGCTCTGGGACGAGCTGAGCAAGATGACGCCCCCGGAGGAGGACGACCTGGTCGTCTGCCACGGTGACTTCTGCCTCGACAACGTCCTGGTGGATCCGGAGACGCTGACCCTGGCCGGCATCCTCGACGTCGACCGGGCCGGAGTGTCGGACCGGTGGATGGACCTCGCCCTGGCGCTGTACAACATCGGCCAGGACGACGTCTGGGGCTACGGTCCGCCGCACGCCGAGCACTTCCTCCGGCGGTACGGCATCAGCGTCGACCAGCACAAGCTGACCTACATCCAACTGCTGGACGAATTTCTCTGA
- a CDS encoding aminotransferase class III-fold pyridoxal phosphate-dependent enzyme, translated as MNYRELIERARRTTAAEEYDISGRYPSVIAHAEGAWMTDLSGNRYVDLTGADAAVILGYRHPAVNEAITRQIRDYGTTFASTLSVPRVELAERMCERYECAEKVVFHKTGTEGTAMAVRLARAATGRELVLSSGYHGWHEWQMAGEEFGYQQSTGVVGFGYNEKALAKMLEAFGEQVAGVIVSPEVLYFDLDHYRRMSALCARYDVPFMLDEVYTGFRAGPKGVHGLGVPADVVVLGKGLANGHSLAAVMGRRDIIDAYDVSGIQGTYTREVPPMAAALAVFEVLDTPGVYEHAERMGRRLADGMREILTGEGIPNWVGGPALMFDVVLPNDDLGWEIYKTAHDFGVYFEDSGTQLVTAAFDEAAVDHALSGFRKATRQVVADRPDIAPTSGGELTEERKLDFAEEAFGGLLRDDERTNALIDETIEKVVNRDRSIKPVLFPAQN; from the coding sequence ATGAACTACCGTGAGTTGATCGAGCGGGCCCGGCGGACGACCGCGGCCGAGGAGTACGACATCTCGGGGCGCTATCCGTCGGTGATCGCGCACGCCGAGGGCGCCTGGATGACGGACCTGTCGGGCAACCGTTACGTCGACCTGACCGGCGCTGATGCCGCCGTCATCCTCGGCTACCGTCATCCGGCGGTCAATGAGGCGATCACGCGGCAGATTCGGGACTACGGTACGACGTTCGCGTCGACGTTGTCGGTTCCGCGGGTGGAGTTGGCGGAGCGGATGTGTGAGCGGTACGAGTGTGCGGAGAAGGTCGTCTTCCACAAAACTGGTACCGAGGGCACGGCGATGGCGGTCCGGTTGGCGCGGGCGGCGACGGGTCGGGAGTTGGTCCTGTCGTCCGGCTATCACGGCTGGCACGAGTGGCAGATGGCCGGGGAGGAGTTCGGGTACCAGCAGTCCACCGGTGTGGTGGGTTTCGGGTACAACGAGAAGGCCCTGGCGAAGATGCTGGAGGCGTTCGGTGAACAGGTCGCCGGCGTCATCGTCTCGCCCGAGGTCCTGTACTTCGACCTCGATCACTACCGCCGGATGTCGGCGTTGTGTGCGCGGTATGACGTGCCGTTCATGTTGGATGAGGTGTACACGGGGTTCCGGGCGGGGCCGAAGGGTGTGCACGGGTTGGGTGTGCCGGCTGACGTCGTCGTACTCGGCAAGGGGCTGGCGAACGGTCATTCGTTGGCGGCGGTGATGGGTCGTCGGGACATCATCGATGCGTATGACGTGTCGGGGATCCAGGGGACGTACACGCGGGAGGTGCCGCCGATGGCGGCGGCGCTCGCGGTGTTCGAGGTGCTGGACACGCCGGGCGTGTACGAGCACGCGGAGCGCATGGGCCGCCGGCTGGCGGATGGGATGCGCGAGATCCTGACCGGTGAGGGGATTCCGAACTGGGTGGGTGGCCCGGCCCTGATGTTCGACGTGGTGTTGCCGAATGACGATCTGGGTTGGGAGATCTACAAGACGGCGCACGACTTCGGGGTGTACTTCGAGGACTCCGGTACGCAGTTGGTGACGGCGGCGTTCGACGAGGCGGCGGTGGACCACGCGTTGTCGGGGTTCCGTAAGGCGACGCGTCAGGTGGTGGCGGATCGGCCGGACATCGCGCCGACGTCGGGTGGTGAGTTGACCGAGGAGCGGAAGCTGGACTTCGCGGAGGAGGCCTTCGGTGGTCTGCTGCGTGACGACGAGCGGACGAACGCGTTGATCGACGAGACCATCGAGAAGGTGGTCAACCGGGACCGCAGCATCAAGCCGGTCCTCTTCCCGGCACAGAACTGA
- the queF gene encoding preQ(1) synthase, which produces MALTKLGRADTPPDRSLETFPIGDSSQEITIDCREFTCRCPITGQPDWATIRIEYRPGDRGVETKSLKLYLETFRDEGIFHEHLATKMRDDLVAALEPVFLKVTVDFNVRGGIALAASSTYQR; this is translated from the coding sequence ATGGCTCTGACGAAGCTCGGTCGGGCGGACACCCCGCCCGACCGATCCCTCGAAACATTCCCGATCGGCGACAGCTCGCAGGAGATCACCATCGACTGCCGGGAGTTCACCTGCCGCTGCCCCATCACGGGGCAGCCGGACTGGGCGACCATCCGGATCGAATACCGTCCCGGTGACCGGGGAGTGGAGACCAAGAGTCTCAAGCTCTACCTGGAGACCTTCCGGGACGAGGGGATCTTCCACGAGCACCTGGCGACGAAGATGCGTGACGACTTGGTGGCGGCCCTCGAACCGGTCTTCCTCAAGGTCACGGTCGACTTCAACGTCCGGGGCGGGATCGCGCTGGCGGCGTCGAGCACGTACCAGCGCTGA